A genome region from Clostridium sp. JN-9 includes the following:
- a CDS encoding TetR/AcrR family transcriptional regulator: MPKETFLNLGEEKQENIMRAAISKFSSLGYEKSNMGDISKTAGVAKGSMYQYFENKKELFLYSIQWCIDLLMKKYNKFIISPDKNINIFDYLYDSSKEIIVQMREEREAVIFIQEVFLGRYKNIMDESMDYILKATDQYVLNFINQGKKNGYIREDIDDKLLCLYITGVSFKFKEYIINRAKSMGQEIIDEPFDEYEKEIKSMIELMKNGMGRS; this comes from the coding sequence ATGCCAAAGGAAACATTTTTAAATCTGGGCGAAGAAAAGCAGGAAAATATTATGAGAGCTGCCATAAGCAAATTTTCAAGCCTTGGTTATGAAAAAAGCAATATGGGAGATATCTCAAAAACTGCCGGAGTGGCAAAAGGCAGTATGTATCAGTATTTTGAAAACAAAAAAGAACTTTTTCTTTACTCTATACAGTGGTGTATAGATCTGCTTATGAAAAAATACAATAAATTCATTATCTCACCTGATAAAAACATTAATATATTTGACTATCTTTATGACAGCTCAAAAGAAATTATTGTTCAAATGAGAGAAGAAAGAGAAGCAGTTATTTTCATTCAGGAGGTGTTTTTAGGGAGATATAAAAATATAATGGATGAATCCATGGATTATATTTTGAAAGCTACTGACCAATATGTACTTAATTTTATAAACCAGGGTAAGAAAAATGGTTATATAAGAGAAGATATAGACGATAAACTGCTTTGCCTTTATATTACAGGAGTATCCTTTAAATTTAAGGAATATATTATAAACAGAGCAAAAAGCATGGGTCAGGAAATAATAGATGAACCCTTTGATGAATATGAAAAGGAAATTAAATCCATGATTGAATTAATGAAAAATGGCATGGGGAGGAGTTAA
- a CDS encoding heavy metal translocating P-type ATPase, with protein sequence MNRWNRKLNQFFKKYNTAFTFTAGILTVLGYLAEHLTDMRAAAIICYVAATVLAGLPILFRAITGLRMKAIGIEVLVSIAVFGAIFIGEYSEAAIVTFLFQLGTYLEQRTLQKTRSAIRMLTEMAPATAWRLENQKAVPEEVDVDEVEEGDLLFVKTGGKVAVDGIIEFGEGYLNEASISGESVPAHKVSGDQVYAGTILDSGTLQMRATRVGEDTTFSKIIALVEEAQDAKSPAERFIDKFAKWYTPATVVVAALVLLFTHNLDTAITVLVLACPGALVIGAPVANVAGIGRGARDNVLLKGGDSVTTFAKVDTFIFDKTGTLTTGYPDVTKFYSYTKDIPRALNMAASLESTSDHPLAKAVVNYVKKQNITVEEAAYSETLKGLGVRADISGNMIMAGSSRMMREQGITLTEKQQGDLQEAAESGASTVMLSDNGKILALFAISDKIKDNAAETIANLKRLGIKKTIMLTGDNRKTAEAVAARIGIDEVQAELLPENKLSAMQKIQKEGRIVAFVGDGINDGPSLAAADIGIAMGGGTDVAVETSDVVLMRSDLESIPVAVKLAKNTTSVLHQNIVIAVGTVLLLLVGLFMGYIHMASGMFIHEASILVVILNAMRLLHKTKK encoded by the coding sequence ATGAATAGATGGAATCGAAAACTAAATCAATTCTTTAAAAAATATAATACAGCCTTTACATTTACAGCAGGTATACTTACAGTGTTAGGATATCTTGCAGAGCACCTAACTGATATGAGAGCAGCTGCAATTATTTGTTATGTTGCTGCCACAGTATTAGCAGGGCTGCCAATACTCTTTAGGGCAATTACAGGACTTAGGATGAAAGCTATTGGCATTGAAGTTTTAGTTAGCATTGCAGTATTTGGAGCAATTTTTATAGGAGAGTACAGTGAAGCAGCTATAGTGACATTCCTTTTCCAATTGGGAACATATCTGGAGCAGCGCACACTGCAGAAAACACGCAGTGCAATTCGAATGCTTACAGAAATGGCACCTGCCACTGCATGGAGATTGGAGAACCAGAAAGCTGTACCAGAGGAGGTAGATGTAGATGAAGTGGAAGAAGGTGACCTTTTATTTGTGAAAACTGGCGGGAAGGTAGCCGTTGATGGCATCATTGAATTTGGAGAAGGGTATTTAAATGAGGCAAGCATAAGCGGTGAATCCGTTCCAGCCCATAAGGTTAGCGGAGATCAGGTCTATGCCGGAACTATCCTTGACAGTGGAACATTACAGATGCGCGCAACCCGTGTGGGTGAGGATACTACTTTTTCGAAAATCATAGCTCTTGTAGAGGAAGCACAGGATGCTAAGTCTCCTGCAGAAAGATTTATTGACAAGTTTGCTAAATGGTATACTCCAGCAACCGTTGTAGTGGCAGCACTTGTGCTTCTCTTTACCCATAACCTGGATACGGCAATCACCGTTCTTGTACTTGCCTGCCCGGGGGCATTGGTAATAGGAGCACCTGTAGCAAACGTGGCTGGTATTGGCAGGGGCGCAAGAGACAATGTACTGCTAAAAGGCGGTGATAGTGTGACAACTTTTGCAAAGGTGGATACCTTCATATTTGATAAGACAGGAACACTTACCACAGGTTATCCTGATGTGACAAAGTTTTACAGCTACACCAAGGATATTCCAAGGGCCTTGAACATGGCGGCCAGTTTAGAAAGCACAAGTGATCATCCTTTGGCAAAGGCAGTTGTGAATTATGTAAAGAAGCAGAATATTACAGTTGAAGAGGCTGCTTACAGTGAAACATTGAAGGGACTTGGAGTTCGTGCTGACATAAGCGGTAATATGATTATGGCTGGCAGTTCACGGATGATGAGGGAACAGGGCATCACTCTAACAGAGAAGCAGCAGGGGGATTTACAGGAGGCAGCAGAAAGTGGAGCATCCACAGTTATGCTTTCTGACAATGGAAAGATTTTAGCGCTGTTTGCTATTTCTGATAAGATTAAGGACAACGCAGCAGAAACCATTGCAAATCTAAAGCGTCTAGGCATTAAAAAAACAATTATGCTTACGGGAGATAACCGAAAGACAGCAGAAGCAGTTGCAGCTAGGATTGGAATAGATGAAGTACAGGCAGAACTTCTGCCGGAAAACAAGCTTTCAGCAATGCAGAAGATACAAAAGGAAGGCAGAATAGTTGCATTTGTAGGAGATGGCATTAATGACGGACCGTCCCTTGCCGCAGCCGATATAGGAATTGCCATGGGAGGCGGAACAGATGTGGCTGTTGAGACATCAGATGTGGTTCTAATGCGCTCAGACCTTGAGAGCATCCCAGTGGCAGTAAAGCTTGCAAAAAACACAACTAGTGTTCTGCACCAGAATATAGTTATTGCCGTGGGTACAGTACTGCTGCTCTTAGTAGGGCTTTTTATGGGATATATCCATATGGCAAGCGGCATGTTCATACATGAAGCAAGTATCCTGGTTGTGATCCTGAATGCAATGAGGCTTCTTCATAAAACAAAGAAATAG
- a CDS encoding heavy-metal-associated domain-containing protein, whose amino-acid sequence MKKCTMQLEELVCPMCAQKIETALKNAPGVDSVSILFNSSKAKVQYDEQITEPEKLADTVRSIGYEVLKLS is encoded by the coding sequence ATGAAAAAATGTACTATGCAGTTGGAAGAATTGGTTTGTCCTATGTGTGCACAGAAAATCGAGACTGCGCTTAAAAATGCTCCTGGAGTGGATTCTGTGTCTATCTTGTTTAACTCCAGTAAAGCCAAGGTGCAGTATGATGAGCAGATAACGGAACCTGAAAAACTTGCAGACACTGTCAGAAGCATAGGCTATGAAGTGTTGAAGCTCTCATAA
- a CDS encoding AI-2E family transporter — MNLDKKLLKYCLYAAATIILSYIGISVFNNLGSIFNLLFNTLGTIANLVKPLIIALIIAYLLKPGVRFIENFLETRKIFKKPASRRTIGILIMYALIISIFIAILSGIYIMIGGKLSNNVTISAMTGYLSNYLNNSALSVSSISDKLKSLNISIPGNLNEKLAEIISNIQTYFSASIVSLTSSVVSLLSNIALFLISLVLSIYLLQDSEYFLNLWNKIFALVFRESKTGAKLKEIFNIIDDTFSNYIRGQLLEASMVGILSAIVLFFIGIDYAVMIGIIAGICNMIPYIGPMVGTVLAVVMALLSGQPITAIWAVIGMLAVQQVDNNLLAPKIVGDSVGLHPVFTMLAILIGGNAGGLIGMLIAVPAAASLKILLSKWYNYHLEKSSD; from the coding sequence ATGAATTTAGATAAAAAACTATTGAAATACTGCTTATATGCCGCAGCAACAATAATTTTATCCTATATTGGTATATCTGTTTTTAATAATTTAGGAAGTATATTTAATCTGTTATTTAATACATTAGGCACAATTGCAAACCTTGTAAAGCCTCTTATTATTGCTCTTATCATTGCTTATTTATTAAAGCCTGGCGTACGATTTATTGAAAATTTCCTGGAAACCAGAAAGATTTTTAAAAAGCCGGCCTCCAGGAGAACAATAGGGATCTTAATTATGTATGCACTTATAATATCAATTTTTATTGCAATTCTAAGTGGTATATATATTATGATTGGAGGAAAGCTTTCCAATAATGTAACCATATCTGCCATGACAGGATATCTAAGTAACTATTTAAATAATTCAGCTTTATCCGTAAGTTCCATTAGTGATAAATTGAAAAGCTTAAACATTTCAATACCTGGAAATTTAAATGAGAAGTTAGCTGAAATCATCAGCAATATTCAGACATATTTTTCTGCAAGTATTGTGTCATTAACAAGTTCAGTTGTATCTCTTTTAAGCAACATAGCTTTATTTCTTATATCATTAGTACTAAGTATTTATTTATTACAGGATTCAGAGTACTTTTTGAATCTATGGAATAAAATTTTTGCACTTGTATTTAGGGAAAGCAAAACAGGAGCTAAATTAAAAGAAATATTCAATATTATAGATGATACCTTCAGCAATTATATAAGAGGACAATTACTGGAGGCTTCCATGGTAGGAATTTTGTCTGCAATTGTGCTGTTTTTTATAGGCATAGATTATGCTGTTATGATAGGAATTATTGCAGGTATTTGTAATATGATACCATACATTGGACCTATGGTGGGAACTGTTCTTGCAGTAGTTATGGCACTATTAAGTGGACAACCTATTACTGCCATATGGGCAGTTATTGGAATGCTTGCAGTTCAGCAGGTGGATAATAATTTATTAGCACCTAAAATTGTTGGTGACAGTGTAGGACTGCATCCGGTATTCACTATGCTTGCCATTCTTATAGGTGGAAATGCAGGGGGACTTATTGGCATGCTTATTGCTGTTCCTGCTGCTGCTTCCTTAAAAATATTACTTAGCAAATGGTACAATTATCACCTTGAAAAATCTAGTGATTAA
- a CDS encoding DUF2127 domain-containing protein: MSKDEHKENKLKVKSLNNKEIAHKGFELGILLKCIDGILEIIGGFLLMFLNPNRLNKLVVLLTQHELSEDPRDKIARYLINFSSKFTVSTQNFGVFYLISHGLIKLVLVFLLWKRKIWAYPITIISFVLFIVYQLYRYTIYHSILLIALSVFDAVMIVLTIIEYKRIKDKFKK; the protein is encoded by the coding sequence ATGTCTAAAGATGAACATAAAGAAAATAAGCTGAAGGTTAAAAGTTTAAATAATAAAGAAATCGCCCACAAAGGTTTTGAACTTGGAATATTGTTAAAATGTATAGATGGAATTTTAGAGATTATAGGCGGATTCCTGCTGATGTTTTTAAATCCGAACAGATTAAATAAGCTGGTAGTTTTACTAACTCAGCATGAGCTGTCTGAAGATCCCAGGGATAAGATTGCCAGATACCTGATAAATTTTAGTTCTAAATTTACTGTAAGTACTCAGAATTTTGGAGTTTTTTATCTCATTTCACATGGGCTTATAAAGCTGGTTTTGGTGTTTTTATTATGGAAGAGAAAGATATGGGCTTATCCAATTACTATTATTTCCTTTGTGTTGTTTATTGTATATCAGCTCTATCGCTATACAATATATCATTCAATTTTGTTAATAGCACTGTCTGTTTTCGATGCAGTAATGATAGTTCTAACTATCATTGAATATAAGAGAATTAAGGATAAATTTAAAAAATAA
- a CDS encoding metallopeptidase TldD-related protein, producing MNSNFSNIIEDVLKECKISQYKIIETGTVSCEMFFIKKALDLSRGKDVTHYTVTVYKDFEDNGKKYKGSSLVKIHPTMNRDEIKSAILDAALACNFIKNEYYEINVKNIKKKYPCQSNFKENDICHWMGDMSRALYKNDNKEKGWINSSEIFLNKTYTRIITSNGVDEYFEGYDAMIEFVTNWKEKEEIELYKNIKFSDFDENLISNASDEMLYLSQQRAKAYDSLNSGNYDVIFTGSPVETLLSYYYDKAKAESVYNGTSSLKLGDNVQGDNVTGDKISIVLDPELKGSTLSTPCDSDGVLLKKTCLYENGILKSYIGDIRHSYYLGVEPTGNIMNYVVSPGSQSYNDLKNEKYVELTAFSDFQIDSITGDFGGEIRLGWYHDGNSTTPITGGSVSGNMKDFHSNMILSSEVQQINNFKGPKALKIFNVSIAGK from the coding sequence ATGAACAGCAATTTTTCTAATATTATTGAAGATGTGCTTAAGGAATGTAAAATTTCTCAATATAAAATAATTGAAACAGGAACTGTCTCCTGCGAAATGTTTTTTATTAAAAAAGCCCTTGATTTAAGCAGAGGTAAAGACGTTACTCATTATACAGTTACAGTGTACAAAGATTTTGAAGATAATGGCAAAAAATATAAGGGGTCTTCTCTGGTAAAAATCCACCCAACAATGAATAGGGATGAAATTAAGTCAGCCATTTTAGATGCTGCACTGGCATGTAATTTTATTAAAAATGAATACTATGAAATTAATGTTAAAAACATTAAAAAGAAATACCCTTGCCAAAGCAACTTTAAAGAAAATGATATATGCCACTGGATGGGTGACATGTCAAGAGCCCTATATAAAAATGATAACAAGGAAAAGGGCTGGATAAATTCTTCTGAGATTTTTTTAAATAAAACATATACCAGAATAATAACCTCAAATGGGGTAGATGAATATTTCGAAGGCTATGATGCCATGATTGAATTTGTTACTAACTGGAAGGAAAAAGAAGAAATAGAATTATATAAGAACATTAAATTCTCTGATTTTGATGAAAACTTAATAAGCAATGCTTCAGATGAAATGCTGTATTTAAGCCAGCAGAGAGCCAAGGCTTATGACAGCCTTAATTCAGGTAATTATGACGTTATATTTACTGGTTCACCTGTAGAAACTCTTCTATCCTATTATTATGATAAGGCAAAGGCTGAATCAGTTTATAATGGGACATCAAGCTTAAAGCTGGGAGATAATGTTCAGGGAGATAATGTAACTGGTGATAAAATCAGCATTGTACTTGATCCTGAGTTAAAAGGCTCTACCCTATCCACTCCCTGTGACAGCGATGGAGTTCTGCTTAAGAAAACCTGCTTATATGAAAATGGAATTTTAAAAAGTTACATTGGGGATATAAGGCACAGCTATTATTTAGGTGTTGAACCTACAGGCAATATTATGAACTATGTGGTTTCACCTGGATCTCAAAGCTATAATGATTTAAAAAATGAGAAATATGTTGAGCTTACAGCATTTTCAGATTTTCAGATAGATTCTATAACAGGAGACTTCGGAGGAGAGATAAGACTTGGATGGTACCATGATGGAAATAGTACAACGCCTATTACCGGCGGGTCAGTATCCGGAAATATGAAGGATTTTCATAGCAATATGATTTTATCCAGTGAAGTTCAGCAGATAAATAATTTCAAAGGACCAAAAGCATTGAAAATATTCAATGTGTCTATAGCTGGCAAATAA
- a CDS encoding TldD/PmbA family protein, with protein sequence MKVNMSHFLMETKPEIKKLVDILSKDFKYVSVLGTDVSGKIYSIRKTGINFQDSFWNERGFVVKIYNGINYSEFSFNEIPQGNIQLLADKIKSNILKQLGQVNNTNVINNYPLINEEELTESYIGEVGVIPEITGSEAIIKKMTAVKDKASAASDVLFDCIVNYQHVHVSKIFISNKKDLMQSYIFSEGGIVTLVKKDDNIKYCYQPFSGLYGTELIDSMEEKVDKLVHTTEKLLDAKQIVPGEYDVICSPDVSGIIAHEAFGHGVEMDMFVKNRALAVNYMGKQIASNLVTMRDGAKSAKEVSSYLFDDEGVLGTDTVIIDKGILKAGLSDTQSSLYLKTTPTGNGKRQSFERKAYARMTNTFFEPGKDKLSDMIASIKHGYFIDCPMSGMEDPKNWGIQCMVQYGIEIKDGKLTDNYVSPIVMTGYVPDLLKSISMVSEKVYLSGSGACGKGYKEYVKVSCGGPYIKGKARLG encoded by the coding sequence ATGAAAGTAAACATGTCACATTTTTTAATGGAAACAAAACCTGAAATAAAAAAGTTAGTTGATATTCTATCAAAAGACTTTAAATATGTTTCCGTATTAGGAACTGATGTATCAGGTAAAATTTATTCCATAAGAAAAACAGGAATAAACTTTCAGGATTCATTTTGGAATGAAAGAGGGTTTGTAGTTAAAATTTATAACGGGATTAATTATTCTGAGTTTTCATTTAATGAAATCCCGCAGGGAAATATACAATTGCTTGCAGATAAAATCAAAAGCAATATTTTAAAACAGCTTGGACAGGTAAATAACACAAATGTAATCAATAATTACCCGCTGATAAATGAAGAAGAATTAACGGAAAGTTATATTGGAGAAGTTGGGGTTATTCCAGAAATCACAGGCAGTGAAGCTATAATAAAAAAAATGACTGCTGTTAAGGATAAGGCTTCTGCAGCTTCTGATGTTTTATTTGACTGCATAGTTAATTATCAGCATGTACATGTTTCCAAAATATTTATATCAAATAAAAAGGATTTAATGCAGTCCTATATTTTTAGTGAAGGTGGTATAGTTACCTTAGTAAAAAAAGATGACAATATTAAATACTGTTATCAGCCTTTCTCAGGACTTTATGGTACTGAGCTTATAGATTCAATGGAAGAAAAAGTGGATAAATTAGTTCATACCACAGAAAAGCTGCTGGATGCAAAGCAGATTGTACCTGGAGAGTACGATGTAATTTGTTCTCCTGATGTTTCAGGAATTATTGCACATGAAGCCTTTGGTCATGGTGTGGAAATGGATATGTTCGTTAAAAACAGAGCATTGGCAGTGAATTACATGGGCAAGCAGATTGCATCAAATCTTGTAACCATGAGAGACGGTGCAAAATCTGCAAAGGAAGTTTCCTCATACCTTTTTGATGACGAGGGCGTACTTGGTACAGATACGGTTATTATTGATAAAGGAATTTTAAAAGCTGGCTTATCAGATACACAGTCTTCCCTTTATCTTAAAACCACTCCTACAGGAAATGGAAAAAGACAGTCTTTTGAAAGAAAAGCCTATGCAAGAATGACAAATACATTCTTTGAACCAGGAAAAGATAAGCTTTCTGATATGATAGCCTCCATAAAACATGGATATTTTATTGACTGTCCAATGAGCGGCATGGAAGATCCTAAAAATTGGGGAATTCAGTGTATGGTGCAGTACGGCATTGAAATAAAAGACGGTAAGCTTACGGACAATTATGTATCCCCAATAGTTATGACAGGATATGTGCCTGATCTGCTCAAATCTATATCAATGGTGTCTGAAAAGGTTTATCTCAGCGGATCGGGAGCATGTGGAAAAGGCTATAAGGAATACGTAAAGGTATCCTGCGGAGGGCCATACATTAAAGGGAAAGCGAGGTTAGGATAA
- a CDS encoding NlpC/P60 family protein codes for MNKKLVSTIIILSVTLNVGITTVHADTASDKAKIQQVQAQQSNIESKISMMDNQIEKIMSKIDDNKKNIAKTQTEIKQSEKDLLKAEDDIKAEQKLYGERLREMYINGSSSYLDIILGSKNMSDLLSRVENITKVINFDQNVINDYQAKKSAIDSKKSALNAENEKLLSLKGSNEKELADLNKQKSDETALIAQLKDQETKYSAQLAADQAAVAASMASIKQIRSSAPSLKTSTAKSGSSVSRPIASRGGSPVSSGSSASRGGSSVSSNLVLAYASNFLGVPYVWGGTSPSGFDCSGFVQYVYSHFGVGLPRTSEAQQNVGQYVSRGDLQPGDLVFFGSPAHHVGIYVGNGNMIDAPHTGDVVRIQPLFGDFTNGRRVN; via the coding sequence TTGAATAAAAAATTAGTTTCAACCATAATTATACTTTCTGTTACTCTCAACGTTGGTATTACAACTGTTCACGCAGATACTGCATCGGATAAAGCTAAAATTCAACAGGTTCAGGCTCAGCAAAGTAATATTGAAAGTAAAATTAGTATGATGGATAATCAAATTGAAAAAATTATGTCTAAAATAGACGATAATAAAAAGAATATAGCAAAAACACAGACAGAAATTAAACAGTCTGAAAAAGATTTGCTAAAAGCCGAGGATGATATTAAAGCTGAACAAAAGCTTTATGGCGAAAGATTGAGGGAAATGTACATAAATGGTTCCTCTAGTTATTTGGACATCATACTGGGTTCAAAAAATATGAGTGACCTCTTATCAAGGGTGGAAAACATAACAAAGGTAATTAACTTTGATCAGAATGTTATTAATGATTATCAAGCAAAAAAATCTGCAATTGATTCAAAGAAATCTGCACTTAATGCAGAAAATGAAAAACTGCTTTCTTTAAAGGGTTCTAATGAGAAGGAATTAGCTGATTTAAATAAGCAAAAATCAGATGAAACTGCATTAATAGCACAGCTAAAGGATCAGGAAACAAAATACAGTGCTCAGTTAGCTGCAGATCAAGCTGCAGTAGCTGCAAGTATGGCTTCAATAAAACAAATAAGAAGTTCAGCACCTAGTTTAAAAACCTCAACTGCAAAATCTGGAAGTTCAGTGTCCAGACCAATTGCTTCAAGAGGAGGATCTCCAGTTTCTTCAGGATCTTCAGCTTCAAGAGGAGGATCTTCAGTTTCTTCTAATTTAGTTCTGGCATATGCCTCAAATTTCCTTGGTGTTCCTTACGTTTGGGGTGGGACAAGCCCTTCTGGCTTTGACTGCTCAGGCTTTGTTCAATATGTATACTCTCATTTTGGAGTAGGTCTGCCAAGAACATCAGAAGCTCAGCAAAATGTAGGACAATATGTTTCAAGAGGTGATTTGCAGCCTGGAGATTTAGTATTCTTTGGAAGTCCAGCTCACCATGTTGGAATATATGTTGGTAACGGAAACATGATAGATGCACCTCACACTGGTGATGTAGTTAGAATTCAACCTTTATTCGGTGATTTTACTAATGGACGCAGAGTAAACTAA